One part of the Amaranthus tricolor cultivar Red isolate AtriRed21 chromosome 16, ASM2621246v1, whole genome shotgun sequence genome encodes these proteins:
- the LOC130803260 gene encoding methyl-CpG-binding domain-containing protein 9 isoform X1: MKLTEFDTSITMAAKPSSSSSTTSSHLNRSVLVIDLNQVPSPSETLPSPSSSSSTFILSPTSLVRSIHDNPNLPEGLPAEIPNGVDVLPCAVCGCSSAFDSDRLVCDGCERGFHFSCTGFPLPSTVKPEDWLCRFCVADGVSSNRWQLGRKEDRAVRLIDMNASPPSDGDGEALVTADAAAAAGSSRNFCFSNNTFGSGLLSYPNFVYSGNGFGFQKASAIVTHTVKLGFQDILHSKLSSARGVDDIKYGSQLGRHRSSGTAFRLPSWNSSEVLQSLKEFVSERHGVLDEGWRVEFKQSKNGCESYAVYCAPDGKMFETMSDVASYLGLTYSGNSLELETRSDYNSTLHGNGLHLPKRRKVMKIPVGNGFLENKGNFSCGYNNGSLSNFQKEHFMSKPDKSIEIMASLPEENCAADLHHFHEGLPLQYEDFFVLSLGEVDARISYHDSCQIWPVGYRSCWHDKVTGSLFLCHVLDGGDAGPVFKVRRVSCSAIPIPYGSTVLQRQRGTSLNGLSKEVGDKTNFLEEESTIEMLLADPCFPPEDDSLSWLLSSPIEVDGQKVIHSSSKIHSSSERSQDVVAHNLSTGERLGEFSVDGRSSSLLWSILSQKLADTCRQIYKQKGSLKFFCKHVEDGMSSLYDIMAFKNRNPFSSLDKFCSLLGSLKVPLVVKSDEELDSTLEALKSWLSLDRFGLDAEFVQELIEQSPDVHRCEHYESLGRRNDCLRLPLVRNGLLLFNGKNIEQCKHDSLFYGLYKDYRTTEEPASSIHNRPAGTDLGAKLQPHLVGDVLQVWELLRRFHEILGLESLKFDELEEELINPWFESLSMHVSCERDSPGGQIVSADGSSILSEHTSASSSEVAHPGENGFVEMQSASLREDANANQALSTYRKCTGISLRRAHISLLDVLVSELQIKVAAMVDPSIDAESKSRRGRRRDVDSSILAIRPKLNLLPINELTWPELTRRYILSVLSMDGNLDSADTVMRECGKVLRCLQGDGGVLCGSLVGVAGIEADALLLAEAKKRIFGCVSSVTDHLTIEEDDPEPIGTSGKIGNGDGSIPEWAQALEPVRKLPTNVGTRIRKCVYEALNKDPPDWARKTLEHSISKAVYKGNASGPTKKAVLSVLADVLSEGSHQKTPEERKKKMVLSISDTVMRKCRILLRQAASADEEKVFCNLVGRNLIHSSENDDDGLLGSPGMISRPLDFRTIDLRLAFGAYSGSHEAFLEDVRELWNNIRVAHAEQLELVQLAERLSENFESLYEEEVVALVERLKEYSEMEQINAEAKKEIKDVLASTSDIPKAPWDEGVCKVCGIDKDDDSVLLCDSCDAEYHTYCLNPPLARIPEGNWYCPSCVSGVSVLERTSKGFQYIGPRHRRKNHGEGVQNYLEELARLAAVMEQKEYSEFSVDEKILLLKFLCDEVLNSILIRQHLEQCFETSADLQQKLRVLYSELKNLKLQEDTLATTATKVCSDIPIVAGDAERKIGKVDNHSICAELQHGITESNHVPSVSDNAQTKGEVGSLHSIFYSRCRNVKHLEKNKSGDIQVKQSMDSDTQVKGLVPTDDDENTSCENHGFRERSSKRHKSSSFQACLVLNDDVPETSGIDSKSVCQGKECDSRLLDLSAVCRSEDLEGVSVSPGPLNIEAAETVVCLASKEVQASNLKHNSVQKELSGLQQSIANVESQLMMSSVRMEYLGCDSSGRLYWASAQSGAHPRVIVDGTMALQPISQHAGYGSMVSAGINDSHLSLEGSRAGCPFVNGTNSSHPTCSRWVYYQSEEELKELVMSLKLNNPKERELKDSILNWHKLRSHELHHSGKHDKAPSSMSISPEENDKPGALVTRADTVLEHKYGPFFQADMLEDVKKRLRRSKGTSDEKLYRCRCLEPVWLSRYHCFSCHRTFYTVEELDSHSNGKCRSSSTIPRKRKESGEPLGGRTMKKSEAQQHFSMTKDRVQACKNADSDLSRYTKFLCKDSMCPYKFEDISSKFVTNDSIKEVVCGIGLIGSDGTPSIVPSMSPYLNDPTLRIVVSNQDITADVDQCKIPEQAVGQNDQPAGKSCIVKVDPGARRVMPNKHDETTEAGLLLPGFSREKSKKIVGSNFVSFTITDPYCMVPESSLKPVAARGAQILRQLKICLLDMEAALPEEALRPSKVHLEKRRAWQAFVKESETIFEMVQATIVLEDMIKADYLKNERWYWSSLSAAAKTSTLSSLALRIYALDNSIVYEKPLSDLTYTGSLKPGADVDQQSPSNLDSSEKSKQGRRTSRRRRDAEG; the protein is encoded by the exons ATGAAACTCACTGAGTTTGATACCTCCATAACCATGGCGGCCaaaccttcttcttcttcttctactacCTCATCTCATCTTAATCGTTCTGTTCTCGTCATCGATCTTAATCAAGTACCATCACCTTCTGAAACCCTACCTTCACCTTCGTCTTCGTCTTCTACCTTCATTCTCTCTCCGACTTCTCTTGTTCGTTCCATTCATGATAACCCTAACCTTCCTGAAGGTTTGCCGGCTGAGATCCCTAATGGTGTTGATGTTTTGCCCTGTGCCGTTTGTGGTTGTTCTTCGGCGTTTGACTCTGATAGGTTGGTTTGTGATGGATGTGAACGTGGTTTTCATTTTTCTTGTACTGGATTTCCTCTTCCGTCTACGGTTAAGCCGGAGGATTGGCTTTGTAGGTTTTGTGTTGCTGATGGTGTTTCTAGTAACCGTTGGCAGCTTGGGAGGAAGGAGGATCGAGCTGTTAGACTTATTGATATGAATGCTTCACCGCCTAGCGATGGCGATGGAGAAGCTCTGGTCACGGCTGATGCAGCCGCAGCTGCAGGGTCTAG CAGAAATTTCTGTTTCAGTAATAATACTTTTGGAAGTGGCCTGCTTTCATATCCAAACTTTGTCTATTCGGGTAATGGGTTTGGCTTTCAGAAGGCATCTGCAATTGTAACACATACAGTGAAATTAGGTTTTCAAGATATTTTACATAGCAAACTGTCATCAGCTAGAGGTGTTGATGACATAAAGTATGGATCTCAGTTAGGTCGACATAGGAGTAGTGGCACAGCATTTAGATTACCATCATGGAATTCAAGTGAAGTTTTGCAGTCTCTTAAAGAATTTGTTTCTGAAAGACATGGTGTTTTAGATGAAGGTTGGCGTGTTGAATTTAAACAATCTAAGAATGGTTGTGAATCGTATGCTGTTTATTGTGCACCAGATGGGAAAATGTTTGAAACCATGTCTGATGTGGCTAGTTATCTTGGTTTGACATATAGTGGAAATTCTTTGGAACTTGAAACAAGGAGTGACTATAATTCTACATTACATGGCAATGGTTTGCATCTACCTAAAAGAAGAAAGGTGATGAAGATTCCGGTTGGCAATGGTTTCCTAGAGAACAAGGGCAATTTTTCATGTGGGTATAATAATGGTTCGTTATCAAATTTCCAGAAAGAGCATTTTATGAGTAAGCCTGATAAAAGTATAGAAATTATGGCATCTTTACCAGAAGAAAATTGTGCTGCTGACTTGCATCACTTCCAT GAAGGGCTTCCTCTTCAGTATGAAGATTTTTTTGTTCTGTCATTGGGAGAGGTCGATGCAAGAATATCTTATCATGATTCCTGTCAGATTTGGCCAGTGGGTTATAGGTCATGTTGGCATGACAAAGTTACTGGATCCCTCTTTCTTTGTCATGTGCTTGATGGTGGTGATGCAGGACCAGTTTTCAAGGTCAGGAGGGTTTCATGCTCTGCAATCCCTATTCCTTATGGTTCAACAGTTCTGCAGAGGCAGCGTGGTACCTCTTTGAATGGTTTAAGTAAAGAAGTTGGagataaaacaaattttttggAAGAAGAAAGCACTATAGAGATGCTTCTTGCAGATCCTTGCTTCCCACCAGAAGATGATTCTTTGTCATGGCTTTTAAGTAGTCCAATTGAGGTTGATGGTCAGAAGGTAATTCATTCATCATCTAAAATCCATTCTTCTTCAGAGAGATCCCAAGATGTTGTGGCTCATAACTTATCCACAGGGGAGAGGCTTGGTGAATTTTCTGTGGATGGTCGTTCGTCATCTTTATTATGGAGCATATTATCCCAGAAACTTGCTGATACTTGCCGCCAAATCTACAAGCAGAAGGGATCTCTAAAGTTCTTCTGTAAACATGTAGAAGATGGCATGTCATCCTTATATGATATCATGGCTTTTAAGAACAGAAATCCATTTTCTTCATTGGATAAATTTTGCAGCTTATTGGGCTCATTGAAAGTCCCATTGGTTGTGAAAAGTGATGAAGAACTTGATTCAACTCTTGAAGCATTAAAGAGTTGGTTGAGTTTGGATCGATTTGGGTTGGATGCTGAATTTGTCCAGGAACTTATTGAACAATCTCCTGATGTCCATCGATGTGAACATTATGAATCTTTGGGAAGGAGAAATGATTGTTTGAGACTGCCTTTGGTTCGCAATGGGCTGTTGCTCTTCAACGGCAAGAACATAGAGCAATGTAAGCATGATTCATTATTTTATGGTTTGTATAAAGATTACAGGACAACTGAAGAGCCTGCTAGCAGCATTCATAATCGCCCTGCTGGTACAGATTTGGGCGCCAAGCTTCAACCTCATCTTGTTGGAGATGTTCTTCAG GTATGGGAGCTTCTGCGCCGTTTTCATGAAATTCTGGGTCTGGAGTCTTTAAAATTTGATGAGCTTGAGGAAGAACTCATTAACCCTTGGTTTGAGAGCTTGTCGATGCATGTATCTTGTGAAAGAGACTCTCCAGGTGGTCAAATCGTTTCTGCTGATGGATCAAGCATCTTGAGTGAGCATACTTCAGCATCGAGTAGTGAAGTAGCTCATCCTGGAGAGAACGGTTTTGTAGAGATGCAATCTGCTTCCTTAAGGGAGGATGCTAATGCCAATCAAGCATTGTCTACTTACAGGAAGTGCACAGGCATATCATTGAGGAGGGCTCACATCTCATTACTTGATGTGCTCGTGAGTGAGCTGCAGATTAAAGTTGCGGCAATGGTGGATCCAAGCATAGACGCAGAGTCTAAGTCACGGCGAGGTAGGAGGAGAGATGTAGACAGCTCAATACTTGCTATCAGGCCAAAGCTTAATCTACTGCCTATTAATGAATTGACTTGGCCGGAATTGACTCGGAGATATATATTGTCTGTGTTGTCAATGGATGGGAATCTTGATTCTGCAGACACTGTTATGCGTGAATGTGGAAAAGTCTTGCGTTGTTTACAGGGTGACGGAGGCGTCCTTTGTGGTTCACTTGTTGGGGTGGCAGGAATTGAAGCTGATGCTCTG TTGCTTGCAGAAGCCAAAAAACGCATTTTTGGATGTGTTAGCAGTGTTACTGATCATCTGACCATAGAGGAGGATGATCCTGAACCTATTGGTACTTCTGGAAAGATCGGCAATGGTGATGGAAGTATTCCAGAGTGGGCTCAAGCCCTTGAACCTGTGAGGAAATTACCTACAAATGTCGGAACAAGAATCCGAAAGTGTGTGTATGAGGCTTTGAACAAGGATCCACCAGATTGGGCAAGAAAGACCCTGGAACACTCGATCAGCAAGGCAGTTTACAAGGGAAATGCATCAGGACCAACTAAG AAAGCTGTCCTGTCAGTGCTGGCAGATGTTCTCAGTGAAGGCTCACATCAGAAAACTCCAgaggaaagaaaaaagaagatgGTTCTGTCTATATCCGACACTGTTATGAGGAAATGCCGTATTCTTTTACGCCAGGCTGCTTCTGCTGATGAAGAAAAAGTATTTTGTAATTTGGTTGGAAGAAATTTGATCCATTCTTCTGAAAATGATGATGACGGACTGCTTGGATCCCCTGGAATGATCTCTCGCCCGTTAGATTTTCGGACAATTGACTTGAGGTTGGCATTTGGAGCCTATAGTGGTTCTCATGAAGCGTTCCTTGAAGATGTTCGAGAG TTGTGGAATAATATTCGTGTCGCACACGCAGAACAGCTAGAGCTAGTTCAGCTGGCGGAAAGATTGTCCGAGAACTTTGAGTCACTTTATGAGGAAGAG GTTGTCGCTCTTGTTGAAAGACTGAAAGAATACTCAGAAATGGAACAGATAAACGCTGAAGCGAAGAAGGAGATTAAAGATGTTCTTGCCTCCACGAGTGATATTCCTAAAGCTCCGTGGGATGAGGGTGTCTGCAAAGTCTGCGGAATTGATAAAGATGATGATAGTGTTCTTCTGTGTGATTCGTGTGATGCTGAATACCATACTTATTGTTTGAATCCTCCTCTTGCTAGAATTCCTGAAGGGAATTGGTATTGTCCCTCGTGTGTTTCTGGAGTTAGTGTGTTGGAGAGAACCTCTAAAGGTTTTCAATACATTGGCCCACGGCATCGTAGAAAGAATCATGGAGAGGGAGTTCAGAATTACTTGGAGGAGCTTGCTCGATTAGCTGCAGTAATGGAACAGAAGGAATACTCAGAATTCAGTGTTGATGAg AAAATCTTGCTGCTTAAATTTTTGTGTGATGAGGTGCTCAACTCCATTTTAATCCGTCAACATCTAGAGCAATGTTTTGAAACTTCTGCCGATTTGCAACAGAAGCTGCGGGTGCTGTATTCGGAGTTGAAAAATCTTAAACTACAGGAAGATACATTGGCTACCACAGCCACAAAGGTTTGTTCAGATATCCCAATTGTGGCTGGAGATGCTGAGCGAAAAATTGGTAAGGTGGATAACCATAGCATTTGTGCAGAGCTTCAGCATGGTATAACTGAAAGCAATCATGTTCCTTCTGTCTCTGATAATGCTCAAACAAAAGGGGAGGTGGGTTCTTTGCATTCCATTTTCTATAGCAGATGCCGAAATGTTAAACACTTGGAGAAAAACAAATCTGGTGACATTCAAGTTAAGCAGTCTATGGATTCTGATACTCAAGTTAAAGGTCTTGTGCCAACTGACGATgatgagaatacctcttgtgaAAATCATGGGTTCCGTGAAAGGTCATCTAAACGTCACAAGAGCTCGTCTTTTCAGGCTTGTTTGGTTTTGAATGATGATGTGCCGGAAACTAGTGGAATCGATAGTAAATCTGTTTGTCAAGGTAAAGAGTGTGACAGTAGGTTGCTGGATCTCTCCGCTGTGTGTAGATCTGAAGATCTTGAAGGGGTTTCTGTTTCTCCAGGCCCTTTGAACATAGAAGCTGCTGAAACTGTTGTTTGTTTAGCTTCAAAGGAGGTGCAAGCTTCCAATTTGAAGCATAATTCTGTGCAGAAGGAGCTGTCTGGACTTCAACAGTCAATTGCAAATGTAGAATCACAGCTTATGATGTCTTCCGTGCGCATGGAATATCTTGGTTGTGATTCATCAGGTCGGTTGTATTGGGCATCAGCCCAATCTGGCGCACATCCCCGGGTGATTGTTGATGGTACTATGGCCTTGCAACCTATATCGCAGCATGCTGGATATGGAAGCATGGTGAGTGCTGGTATAAATGATAGTCATTTGAGCTTGGAGGGTTCGCGTGCTGGTTGTCCATTTGTTAATGGGACTAATTCTTCTCATCCAACTTGCTCCCGATGGGTTTATTATCAATCTGAAGAGGAACTTAAAGAACTAGTTATGTCATTAAAACTCAACAATCCCAAAGAAAGAGAACTGAAGGATTCTATTTTGAATTGGCATAAGCTGAGATCTCATGAGTTGCATCACTCTGGGAAACATGATAAGGCCCCATCTTCAATGTCTATATCTCCAGAAGAGAATGATAAGCCTGGTGCTCTTGTCACCAGAGCTGACACTGTGCTTGAGCATAAATATGGACCTTTTTTTCAGGCAGATATGTTGGAAGATGTAAAGAAAAGATTGAGGCGTTCTAAAGGGACTAGTGATGAAAAGTTGTATAGATGCAGATGTCTTGAACCCGTATGGCTTTCTAGATACCATTGTTTTTCCTGCCATAGAACATTTTACACTGTGGAGGAACTTGACAGTCATAGTAATGGCAAATGCCGATCAAGTTCAACAATCCCTAGGAAGAGGAAAGAGAGTGGTGAGCCTCTTGGGGGCCGGACAATGAAAAAATCTGAAGCTCAGCAGCATTTTTCTATGACAAAGGACAGAGTTCAAGCTTGTAAAAATGCTGATTCTGATCTTTCAAGGTACACTAAATTCCTATGCAAGGATTCAATGTGCCCTTATAAATTTGAAGATATAAGCTCTAAATTTGTCACAAATGACTCTATCAAAGAGGTGGTGTGTGGAATAGGATTGATTGGATCAGATGGGACACCATCAATTGTCCCTTCTATGTCTCCTTATTTGAATGATCCAACATTGCGGATTGTGGTTTCAAATCAGGATATTACTGCTGATGTTGATCAATGCAAGATTCCTGAACAGGCAGTTGGCCAAAATGATCAGCCTGCAGGTAAAAGTTGCATTGTTAAGGTTGATCCTGGTGCTCGAAGGGTTATGCCGAACAAACATGATGAGACTACTGAAGCTGGTTTGTTACTGCCAGGGTTCTCTCGTGAAAAATCTAAGAAAATTGTTGGGAGTAATTTTGTGTCATTCACCATTACTGATCCCTATTGTATGGTACCAGAGTCTTCTTTGAAACCAGTGGCTGCTAGAGGTGCTCAAATACTACGACAACTAAAAATTTGCTTACTTGACATGGAGGCCGCATTGCCTGAAGAAGCTCTTAGGCCGTCAAAGGTCCACTTAGAAAAAAGAAGAGCCTGGCAAGCTTTTGTAAAGGAATCAGAAACCATATTTGAG ATGGTCCAGGCAACAATTGTATTGGAGGACATGATTAAGGCAGACTacttgaaaaatgaacgatggtATTGGTCATCATTATCTGCAGCTGCAAAGACCTCTACTTTGTCTTCACTCGCTCTGCGAATATATGCCTTGGACAATTCCATTGTTTATGAGAAGCCTTTATCTGATCTAACTTACACTGGCAGTTTGAAGCCCGGTGCTGATGTAGATCAGCAATCACCATCTAATTTGGATTCATCAGAGAAATCTAAGCAAGGAAGGCGAACCAGTAGGAGGAGGAGGGATGCTGAGGGTTGA